A stretch of Desulfobacter hydrogenophilus DNA encodes these proteins:
- the pspF gene encoding phage shock protein operon transcriptional activator: protein MGLAYTDSMDNSTGSVSMSEALGQSEAFLNFQEQISRVAPIDRPVLILGERGTGKELASARLHFLSRRWQKPFVTLNCAALTATLIESELFGYEKGAFTGAGTRRIGRFEQADGGTLFLDEIGNIPMEVQEKILRVVEYGRFERVGAVKPVHTDVRIVGAANVDLAQMARLGHFKQDLLDRLSFEVIYVPPLRVRKGDVMLLANHFAGRMAFELGFDQVPEFGKKAVQDLESHAWPGNVRELKNVVERAVYKTNGQVITRIGFSPFVSPYGPLPGPGPGTPSVGRAESRAADVSADRKSIRDTEKALDPDEYAVLPLAELAGLPLKKAVLALERFRLSQALTEARFNQKQAAANLGISYDQFRGLKKKHGM from the coding sequence GTGGGGTTGGCATATACCGATTCCATGGATAACAGTACCGGGTCTGTGAGTATGTCCGAGGCTCTGGGGCAGTCCGAGGCGTTTTTAAATTTTCAAGAGCAGATCTCCCGGGTAGCGCCCATTGACCGGCCTGTATTGATTTTAGGAGAGCGCGGCACGGGCAAGGAACTGGCTTCCGCGCGGCTGCATTTTTTATCCCGGCGTTGGCAAAAGCCTTTTGTTACGCTGAACTGCGCTGCCCTAACCGCTACCCTGATCGAATCCGAGCTTTTCGGATATGAAAAAGGTGCGTTTACCGGGGCCGGTACCCGCCGCATCGGGCGGTTTGAACAGGCCGACGGCGGTACCCTGTTTCTGGATGAAATCGGAAATATCCCCATGGAAGTCCAGGAAAAGATTCTTCGGGTGGTGGAATACGGCCGGTTTGAGCGGGTGGGGGCAGTTAAGCCTGTCCATACCGATGTTCGCATCGTGGGGGCTGCCAATGTGGATTTGGCACAAATGGCCCGGCTTGGCCATTTTAAACAGGATCTTTTGGACCGTCTCTCTTTTGAGGTGATTTATGTCCCCCCGTTGCGGGTGCGCAAAGGCGATGTCATGCTGCTTGCCAATCATTTTGCCGGACGCATGGCCTTTGAACTGGGATTTGATCAAGTGCCGGAATTTGGGAAAAAAGCGGTTCAGGACCTTGAATCCCATGCGTGGCCCGGTAATGTCCGGGAATTGAAAAATGTGGTGGAACGCGCTGTGTATAAAACAAACGGCCAGGTCATTACCCGAATTGGTTTTTCACCGTTTGTGTCACCATACGGACCTTTGCCCGGGCCTGGGCCCGGGACGCCATCAGTCGGACGAGCTGAAAGCCGGGCAGCTGATGTGTCTGCTGATAGAAAGTCAATCCGGGATACAGAAAAGGCACTGGACCCCGATGAATATGCTGTCCTGCCATTGGCGGAACTGGCTGGTTTGCCGCTGAAAAAGGCCGTGCTTGCCCTTGAACGCTTCCGCTTATCCCAGGCCCTGACCGAGGCTCGGTTTAACCAGAAACAGGCCGCAGCAAACCTTGGAATATCCTATGACCAATTCCGGGGCCTGAAAAAAAAGCATGGGATGTGA
- a CDS encoding LysE family translocator, which translates to MEKYLFMGMVLGLSAGLSPGPLLALVISETIRLGFSAGIRVAMAPLISDLPVLIVSFLLVFYLSGSDPVLGIISLAGAVIVLKMGISSIRTAGQMPKSPDRASASLMKGVLVNILSPHPYLFWITVGAPLASKAWQIHPGGAIGFVAGFYLLLVGSKLALAFVVARTRSFLTGAAYVWTMRGLGFLLCCFAWGLAREGAGLLGWL; encoded by the coding sequence GTGGAAAAATATTTGTTCATGGGAATGGTTTTAGGCTTGTCTGCCGGTTTGTCACCAGGCCCTTTACTGGCCCTTGTCATCAGTGAAACCATTCGCTTGGGGTTCAGCGCGGGTATCCGTGTTGCCATGGCACCGCTAATTTCTGATTTGCCTGTGTTAATTGTCTCCTTTCTTTTGGTTTTCTACCTGTCCGGGTCCGACCCGGTGCTGGGGATCATTTCCCTTGCTGGGGCTGTGATTGTTTTGAAAATGGGCATCTCGAGTATCCGAACTGCCGGGCAGATGCCCAAATCCCCGGACCGGGCGTCAGCGTCCCTTATGAAAGGGGTGCTGGTAAATATTTTAAGCCCCCACCCCTACCTGTTCTGGATTACCGTTGGTGCACCCCTGGCGTCCAAGGCCTGGCAGATCCATCCCGGGGGTGCCATTGGATTTGTGGCCGGCTTCTACTTGCTGCTTGTGGGTTCCAAACTCGCCCTGGCCTTTGTGGTGGCCCGGACCCGCAGTTTTTTAACCGGTGCCGCCTATGTTTGGACCATGCGTGGGCTGGGATTTCTTTTGTGTTGTTTTGCCTGGGGGCTTGCCCGGGAGGGAGCAGGGCTTCTGGGCTGGCTATAA
- the pspA gene encoding phage shock protein PspA → MGIFTRFRDIVSSNINAMLDKAEDPEKMIKLMIREMEDTLIELKSSCAGTIANHKKVERLGQDVREKEAFWNEKAELAVTKGRDDLARQALMERRRFSQRLDAVETELVDLSAMVDQYKNDITELENKLKSAREKQRMLVQRHIRAQHKKRARQEIRRADSTEVIKKFEEMENHIERMEAEADLVDFGRRSSLETAFDDLAADEEIENELNILKSSQSGAINDTKS, encoded by the coding sequence ATGGGTATTTTTACACGCTTCAGAGACATTGTATCTTCAAACATCAACGCCATGTTAGACAAGGCCGAAGATCCTGAAAAGATGATTAAGCTCATGATCCGGGAAATGGAAGACACCCTGATTGAGCTTAAATCATCCTGTGCCGGCACCATTGCCAATCATAAAAAAGTGGAACGTTTAGGGCAGGATGTCAGGGAAAAAGAGGCATTCTGGAACGAAAAAGCAGAACTGGCAGTAACCAAAGGACGTGATGATCTCGCCCGCCAGGCCCTGATGGAAAGACGCAGATTCAGCCAGCGTTTGGACGCTGTGGAAACAGAACTTGTTGACCTTTCAGCCATGGTGGATCAGTACAAAAACGACATCACGGAACTTGAAAACAAGCTGAAATCTGCCCGGGAAAAACAGCGCATGCTGGTCCAGAGGCATATCCGTGCCCAGCATAAAAAACGGGCCAGACAGGAAATCCGCAGGGCAGACTCCACCGAAGTAATCAAAAAATTCGAAGAAATGGAAAATCATATTGAACGTATGGAAGCCGAAGCCGACCTAGTTGATTTTGGCAGACGATCCAGCCTTGAGACTGCCTTTGATGACCTCGCAGCTGACGAGGAGATCGAAAATGAACTCAATATATTGAAATCCTCCCAATCCGGCGCAATTAATGATACAAAATCCTGA
- the proB gene encoding glutamate 5-kinase: MNTEQQILPLSRFRRIVVKVGSGVLTRKNSLNLDVINSISSQICALHDRGMEVILVSSGAMAAGVKKIGLKKRPSETPKRQAVSAIGQADLIHEWEKAMEHCGRKVAQILLTRGDLCDRGRYLNARNTLNTLLEWKVLPIINENDTVAVKSLQFGDNDNLGAMITMLLDADLMINLTDIGGLYNKDPRRHDDAQLLREVTAMGSDIEAMAGEIAGPLGTGGMGTKISAAKKLTSAGIPMIIACGLEQNILVKIMDNNYTGTYFVPNEQKASSRKNWIGLTLQAKGRLTIDKGAQKAVVEKGKSLLPSGITRVENYFEVGDPVEFITEDKVVLGMGLVNYNASDILKIMGCKTSQIKKRLGFRSYDEVIHRDNLMITAYPDDARL, translated from the coding sequence ATGAACACCGAACAGCAAATTTTACCCCTGTCCAGATTCAGACGCATCGTGGTCAAAGTGGGCTCAGGGGTGCTGACCCGGAAAAACAGCCTCAATCTTGATGTCATCAACAGCATCTCAAGTCAGATCTGCGCACTCCATGACCGGGGTATGGAAGTGATTCTTGTCTCTTCCGGAGCCATGGCTGCGGGCGTTAAAAAAATCGGTCTAAAAAAAAGGCCTTCGGAAACCCCTAAACGTCAAGCGGTTTCCGCCATTGGCCAGGCGGATCTGATCCATGAATGGGAAAAAGCCATGGAACACTGCGGCCGAAAAGTGGCCCAGATTCTTCTAACCCGGGGCGACCTGTGTGACCGGGGCCGGTATCTGAATGCCAGAAATACCCTGAACACACTTCTGGAATGGAAGGTGCTGCCCATTATCAATGAAAATGACACCGTGGCTGTGAAATCCCTGCAATTCGGGGATAATGACAACTTGGGCGCCATGATCACCATGTTGCTCGACGCTGATCTGATGATAAATCTCACCGATATCGGCGGTCTGTACAATAAAGATCCCCGGAGGCATGACGATGCGCAGCTTCTCAGAGAGGTGACAGCCATGGGCAGCGATATCGAGGCCATGGCCGGAGAGATAGCCGGGCCTTTGGGCACAGGGGGCATGGGCACCAAAATAAGCGCGGCCAAAAAGCTGACGTCGGCAGGCATTCCCATGATCATTGCCTGCGGCCTGGAACAGAATATCCTGGTCAAAATAATGGACAACAATTATACCGGCACCTATTTTGTCCCCAATGAACAAAAGGCCTCATCCAGAAAAAACTGGATCGGCCTGACCCTGCAGGCCAAGGGGAGGCTTACCATAGACAAAGGTGCCCAGAAAGCCGTGGTGGAAAAGGGAAAAAGCCTTTTGCCGTCAGGCATTACCCGGGTGGAAAACTATTTTGAGGTAGGCGATCCCGTGGAATTCATCACAGAGGACAAAGTGGTCCTGGGCATGGGCCTGGTCAATTACAATGCCTCGGATATTTTAAAAATCATGGGCTGCAAGACCAGCCAGATTAAGAAACGTTTAGGGTTCAGATCCTATGACGAGGTGATTCACAGGGATAATCTGATGATCACCGCTTACCCGGATGATGCTAGGTTATAA
- a CDS encoding penicillin acylase family protein, with the protein MKWIRRVSVIIALLIACCVTLFFFLPQLNDYQDNGQLNLAGLGHPVTVTRDDSGIAYIHAENIGDLFFAQGFVTAQDRLFQMQMTRMYYEGRMCELAGAQAKDLDVRMRTIGMSRMAKKQARILNPALRKQFQHYVDGINTFIKKCPADLALEFRLAGIKPDFWQVEDCLGVLFYMGYSTAANLTTEIISQMLLDTLGYEKTAMLLPLNINVDDPDDKGFIAMPPRENIGLSLAFDPGLLAYAGDRLLRVGSNNWAVAPEKSVTGAAVLSGDPHLDPRMLPGVWYPAGLICPGIRALGVQIPGIPGMGVGRTEHIALSATNNYGDMVDLYIETVDPGNPDHYMEGDNSIAFGHIKERLKIKDKKAPGGFRTEDLDIRTTRRGPVMSKVLKGLDGNKVFTLRFAPVESMMPDIGLLDILTAKNAEDLSRAMQDLAVACFNWVFADASGNIGHQASGRIPVRRSGGTFPHVVKDSTDNWQGWIAQDQMPGQINPVKKWVGTCNNKTVDADFPYYYSSFFAPSFRYARLKELMAGTAKQTSLDLWQYQRDTGNVMARCIAPIMSQILLANGDTNDLGQILADWDFKDDPEKPGPLVFQTIYRYFALAVFEDDLGPKKVWTLLNAWYYWQERLLQFVLAGDSLFFDDVRTAGQTETMADLFVQAAHAARRELSHALGDDPVQWRWGDLHTLELVNPLVRNGSLKTLFGTGPMPMGGSGETLYRGWYDFDAPYAVTHCASLRFVADMGDDEKLMAVLPGGAAGRTFHPHQKDLVEDFMDGSVQYWWFSDAAIKAHAQKTLTLVP; encoded by the coding sequence ATGAAATGGATTCGACGTGTCAGTGTGATCATCGCTTTACTGATAGCCTGCTGTGTGACTCTTTTTTTCTTTCTGCCGCAGTTGAATGATTATCAGGATAACGGACAATTGAATCTTGCCGGCTTAGGCCATCCTGTGACCGTAACCCGGGACGATTCGGGCATTGCCTATATTCATGCTGAAAATATTGGGGACCTGTTTTTTGCCCAGGGATTTGTCACGGCCCAGGACCGGCTGTTCCAGATGCAGATGACCCGGATGTATTATGAAGGACGGATGTGCGAACTGGCAGGGGCACAGGCCAAAGATCTGGATGTCCGCATGCGCACCATCGGAATGTCACGCATGGCGAAAAAACAGGCCCGGATATTGAACCCTGCCTTGCGAAAACAGTTCCAGCATTATGTGGACGGCATAAATACCTTCATAAAAAAGTGCCCGGCTGACCTTGCTCTGGAATTTCGTCTGGCCGGAATAAAACCGGATTTCTGGCAGGTGGAAGACTGCCTTGGTGTACTGTTTTATATGGGATATTCCACGGCAGCCAACCTGACCACGGAGATTATTTCCCAGATGCTGCTGGATACCCTGGGATATGAAAAAACGGCCATGCTTCTGCCTTTGAATATCAATGTGGATGATCCTGATGACAAAGGCTTTATTGCCATGCCGCCCAGGGAGAATATTGGGTTGTCCCTGGCATTTGACCCCGGGCTTTTGGCCTATGCCGGGGACAGGCTGTTGCGGGTGGGCAGTAATAACTGGGCCGTGGCGCCTGAAAAATCCGTCACCGGGGCTGCGGTGCTGTCTGGTGATCCCCACCTGGATCCAAGAATGTTGCCCGGGGTCTGGTATCCGGCAGGACTGATCTGCCCCGGTATCCGGGCCCTTGGTGTTCAAATCCCCGGCATTCCGGGTATGGGCGTGGGGCGCACTGAACACATTGCTTTGTCCGCCACCAACAATTATGGTGACATGGTGGACCTTTATATTGAAACCGTGGATCCGGGAAATCCGGATCATTATATGGAAGGGGACAATTCCATTGCCTTCGGGCATATTAAAGAGCGGTTGAAAATTAAAGATAAGAAGGCGCCCGGCGGCTTTCGCACAGAAGACCTGGATATCCGGACCACCCGCAGGGGACCGGTGATGTCTAAGGTTCTCAAGGGCCTGGACGGCAATAAGGTGTTTACGCTCAGATTTGCGCCAGTGGAGTCCATGATGCCTGATATCGGATTGTTGGATATACTTACGGCAAAAAATGCCGAAGATCTTTCCCGGGCCATGCAGGACCTGGCCGTAGCCTGTTTTAACTGGGTGTTCGCCGACGCTTCCGGAAATATCGGCCACCAGGCATCCGGCCGGATTCCCGTGCGCAGGAGCGGCGGCACTTTCCCCCATGTGGTCAAAGACAGTACAGACAACTGGCAGGGCTGGATTGCCCAGGATCAGATGCCTGGGCAGATCAACCCGGTAAAAAAGTGGGTTGGCACCTGCAACAATAAAACGGTGGACGCCGACTTTCCCTATTATTACTCATCCTTTTTTGCACCGTCATTTCGTTATGCAAGGCTAAAGGAACTCATGGCCGGCACTGCCAAGCAGACGTCTTTGGATTTGTGGCAATATCAGAGGGATACAGGCAATGTAATGGCCCGGTGCATTGCGCCAATTATGTCACAGATTCTTCTGGCAAACGGGGATACAAATGATTTAGGACAGATTCTGGCGGATTGGGATTTTAAAGATGATCCTGAAAAACCAGGGCCTTTGGTGTTTCAAACCATATATCGGTATTTTGCTTTGGCTGTGTTTGAAGACGACCTGGGCCCCAAAAAGGTTTGGACGCTATTGAATGCCTGGTATTACTGGCAGGAGCGCCTCCTGCAGTTTGTGCTGGCCGGTGATAGTCTTTTTTTCGATGATGTACGCACTGCCGGTCAAACAGAAACCATGGCCGATCTTTTTGTCCAGGCTGCCCATGCCGCCCGAAGAGAGTTGTCCCATGCCCTTGGCGATGACCCTGTCCAATGGCGCTGGGGGGATCTGCATACCCTTGAGTTGGTTAATCCCCTTGTTCGTAACGGGTCACTAAAGACCTTGTTTGGCACAGGGCCCATGCCCATGGGCGGATCCGGTGAAACGCTGTATCGGGGATGGTATGATTTTGACGCCCCCTATGCCGTGACCCATTGTGCATCCCTGCGCTTTGTGGCGGATATGGGGGATGATGAAAAGCTTATGGCGGTGTTGCCGGGCGGGGCGGCAGGCCGTACCTTTCATCCCCACCAGAAAGACCTGGTTGAAGATTTTATGGATGGTTCTGTCCAGTACTGGTGGTTTTCAGATGCCGCCATTAAGGCCCATGCACAAAAGACCCTGACGTTGGTACCGTAA
- the pspC gene encoding envelope stress response membrane protein PspC: MRYHKNRYRRAGAGMGGGTKYGGFRQRMDRLTASEGFYRSRRGIIFGVCRGLAEHFNFSVFWTRVVVLVLFLFTGFWPVGVLYFVAGLLLNPAPVIPLENESDEEFYQSYTRSRSSAIQRIKKKFDNIDRRIQRMEDTVTSKEFDFK; the protein is encoded by the coding sequence ATGAGATACCATAAAAACCGTTATCGCCGTGCAGGTGCAGGCATGGGGGGGGGGACAAAATATGGCGGATTCCGTCAGAGAATGGACCGCCTGACTGCATCCGAGGGCTTCTACCGCTCCAGGCGAGGCATTATCTTCGGCGTTTGCCGGGGCTTGGCAGAACATTTCAATTTTTCAGTATTCTGGACCCGGGTTGTTGTACTTGTCCTGTTTTTATTCACTGGATTCTGGCCCGTCGGCGTCCTTTATTTTGTTGCAGGGCTTCTGCTGAACCCTGCGCCTGTCATTCCGCTGGAAAATGAAAGTGACGAAGAATTTTATCAGTCCTATACCCGATCAAGATCCTCGGCCATCCAGCGGATTAAAAAAAAATTTGACAATATTGACCGTCGGATTCAGCGCATGGAAGATACGGTTACATCAAAAGAATTTGATTTTAAGTAA
- a CDS encoding phage-shock protein, translated as MSSIFIAIINVGGSILALVILGIIIIAIIRAARTGGLSKNDKDSRDEETRMIQDIYNALPKMEERIEALETILIERGHQNR; from the coding sequence ATGAGCAGCATATTCATTGCAATCATCAATGTCGGCGGGTCAATACTTGCCTTGGTTATTCTGGGAATAATCATCATCGCCATTATCCGGGCAGCCAGAACCGGAGGGCTTTCAAAAAATGATAAAGACTCCCGGGACGAAGAGACAAGAATGATCCAAGACATATACAATGCCCTGCCAAAAATGGAGGAGCGGATTGAAGCCCTTGAAACCATCCTCATTGAACGTGGGCACCAAAACCGTTAA
- a CDS encoding SLC13 family permease: MELHDMILPPPPNAHAVAVLILAVVALILFTREKIPLESSSFLVLIGLVVGFELFPFQVDGGVLHAVDFFQGFGHEALVAVCALMIAGQGIVRTGALEPVGRVMARLWKVSPSLSLLLTLVVGAFISAFINNVPVVVLFLPILINVSLRTGMKASSVLMPMGFATLLGGTCTTIGTSTNLLVVSVASDMGLKRMDMFDFMVPAAIAGSVGIVYLWLVAPRIIPERKPTLADTSLRVFSAHLAVIEGTPIEGMTLADARKKVDGSMKVLSVERGLNNFLIPFPTLVLKAGDHLIIRDTPDRLKEFEKVLEGTLYADDAMVAPVDDEHPLEDENQQIAEVVLVEGSRFAGRTLNGIRFADRYGMIALAIHRASRHPEKLYDKIGDIRLKGGDILLVQGPREQIAGLKKEKDFLVLDATTDLPFERKAPVALLIMLGIVVSAAVGFLPIAISAPLGALMMIFTGCLEWRDATNALNAQVILIVAASLAIGVALLKTGGADYLAQIFVTLAGDTSPTFVISGLMLLIGILTNIVSNNAAAVIGTPIAVSIATQMGQPPEPFVLAVLFGANMSYATPMAYKTNLLVMNAGKYHFNDFLRIGVPLVLIMWITLSWLLPIIYGIGP; encoded by the coding sequence ATGGAGTTACACGATATGATCCTTCCTCCGCCGCCCAATGCCCATGCCGTGGCCGTGCTAATCCTTGCCGTCGTAGCACTGATTCTGTTCACCCGTGAAAAGATACCCCTTGAGTCTTCCAGTTTCCTGGTGCTCATCGGTCTGGTTGTTGGGTTCGAACTCTTTCCGTTCCAGGTGGACGGGGGCGTTTTACACGCCGTGGACTTTTTCCAGGGTTTTGGACACGAGGCGCTGGTTGCCGTCTGCGCCTTGATGATCGCCGGACAGGGAATTGTCCGCACGGGGGCGCTGGAACCTGTGGGAAGGGTGATGGCACGGCTCTGGAAGGTGAGCCCGAGTCTTTCCCTGCTGTTGACCCTTGTGGTTGGGGCATTTATCAGCGCGTTCATAAACAATGTCCCCGTTGTCGTATTGTTTCTTCCTATTTTGATCAACGTTTCCCTGCGTACGGGTATGAAGGCTTCTTCCGTGTTGATGCCCATGGGATTCGCAACTCTGCTGGGGGGCACGTGCACCACCATCGGAACCTCCACGAATCTGCTGGTAGTCTCCGTGGCCTCAGACATGGGCTTAAAGCGGATGGATATGTTTGATTTCATGGTGCCGGCGGCCATTGCCGGAAGCGTCGGCATCGTTTATCTCTGGCTCGTTGCGCCTCGGATTATACCGGAGCGTAAACCCACCCTGGCAGACACCTCCCTCAGGGTTTTCTCCGCCCATCTTGCCGTTATAGAAGGAACCCCGATTGAAGGAATGACACTGGCCGACGCCAGAAAAAAAGTCGATGGGTCCATGAAAGTCCTGAGCGTAGAACGCGGGCTTAACAACTTCCTGATACCTTTTCCCACCCTGGTACTGAAAGCTGGCGACCACCTGATTATCCGTGACACGCCCGATCGTCTGAAGGAATTTGAAAAGGTATTGGAGGGAACACTCTATGCGGATGACGCCATGGTCGCACCTGTTGACGATGAACACCCGTTAGAGGATGAAAATCAGCAGATCGCGGAGGTTGTTCTTGTTGAAGGGTCCCGATTTGCGGGAAGAACTCTTAACGGAATCCGATTCGCAGATCGGTACGGGATGATTGCGCTGGCCATACACAGGGCGAGCAGGCACCCCGAAAAGTTATACGATAAAATTGGGGATATCCGTCTGAAGGGCGGGGATATCCTCTTGGTTCAGGGCCCCCGGGAACAGATCGCCGGTCTCAAAAAAGAAAAGGATTTTCTCGTGCTCGATGCCACGACGGATCTGCCTTTTGAACGGAAGGCACCGGTGGCCCTGCTCATTATGCTGGGCATTGTTGTTTCGGCCGCCGTAGGGTTTCTGCCCATCGCCATCAGCGCACCGCTCGGAGCGCTGATGATGATCTTCACCGGATGCCTGGAATGGCGAGATGCCACGAATGCACTGAATGCGCAGGTCATCCTTATCGTGGCCGCAAGTCTTGCCATCGGAGTTGCGCTGCTCAAGACCGGCGGTGCGGATTACCTGGCACAAATTTTTGTGACTCTGGCAGGGGACACTTCGCCGACTTTCGTGATCAGCGGGTTGATGCTTTTGATAGGCATTCTTACCAACATCGTTTCCAACAACGCAGCAGCGGTCATTGGCACCCCCATCGCCGTTTCCATTGCTACCCAAATGGGGCAACCACCCGAACCGTTTGTCCTTGCGGTACTGTTTGGTGCAAATATGAGCTATGCCACCCCCATGGCCTACAAGACCAATCTGCTCGTCATGAACGCAGGAAAATACCACTTCAATGACTTTCTTCGGATTGGAGTGCCACTGGTCCTGATAATGTGGATCACGCTTTCCTGGTTGCTTCCGATCATCTACGGTATAGGGCCTTAG
- a CDS encoding zf-TFIIB domain-containing protein — translation MLRSTPMESIKKNWEKLKNWGQTTIFYRQGIDIDYCPECRSVWLDRGELNKRIERSSAASPQQKSMHDESRSKQYSQDSRDYEYHKKKKKVVF, via the coding sequence ATGCTACGTTCAACCCCAATGGAGTCAATAAAGAAAAATTGGGAAAAATTGAAAAATTGGGGACAGACCACGATTTTCTATCGCCAAGGTATAGACATTGATTATTGTCCGGAATGCCGAAGCGTCTGGTTAGATCGTGGTGAACTGAATAAAAGAATCGAACGCTCCAGTGCGGCATCACCACAACAAAAATCTATGCATGATGAGAGCAGGTCAAAACAATATTCACAGGATTCACGAGATTATGAATACCATAAAAAGAAAAAGAAGGTGGTTTTTTAG